One Flagellimonas sp. CMM7 genomic region harbors:
- a CDS encoding Two component regulator three Y domain-containing protein, whose amino-acid sequence MLNSSKILILLYLIPALTIAQNLLPPIYNYKPLEYKGASKNWGLSVNEKGELFVANNKGLLYFNGEKWSLNKLPNNTIIRSAASVGDRIYTGSYEEFGFWKKNKTGVLEYTSLTHLIKNHLFTSEEFWEILQVDNKILFRSFSAIYIYENDKITVIDPQEIISDIIAYKNRIIVAAGTEGLFEIKDEAIVPLDNQGLLVDKTITDMVIIENGLLIGTKLNGCYLLDDAKLEPWKAMVNDELKMHQLNKILNLTTKKIAFGTIKNGVYLFDPDTQTSQVLNKESGLQNNTVLAMLQFNNQLWLGLDNGIARVRLNNPITYYTDYYGTLGMVYDMAFHNNKLYVGSNTGVFYFENNELKFVEGSQGHVWDLEVVADNLFCGHNTGTYKLNHTKLEKVSSFSGGYEIKKIPEQNSSYMQGTYNGLVKYKKREDDSWEVTKVDGDVNFPIKQLCFETPNILWAAHPYKGFYRIHINNDFDEVVSIKQYIGENAPSEFNIKIYNIKNQIVFFNDKTWYKYDPILDRIILFEEFQKFNNKELLFFDDSYFWFVDNEEEKEIIHTNLKTDSLLITDLQLRERLVSDSQNMIKLSDSLAFITLSDGFAKINRSQFQKQLDSFALPTPTLNFIKDEKDTHTVNQNALKIPFKYSHDITIEVASPELIQPRYHYKLKGPKNYEAYATNGFINFQNLPYGDYFFNVSTVGIDNETSSPSTVEFKISPLGTFPR is encoded by the coding sequence ATGTTGAATTCCTCTAAAATACTTATCCTTTTATATTTAATTCCCGCACTGACCATTGCACAAAACTTGCTTCCTCCTATTTATAATTACAAACCTCTGGAGTATAAAGGAGCAAGCAAAAATTGGGGATTGTCCGTGAATGAAAAAGGTGAGCTTTTTGTGGCCAACAATAAGGGACTCCTCTATTTTAATGGCGAAAAATGGAGTCTTAACAAGTTGCCAAACAATACCATTATACGATCTGCGGCATCAGTGGGTGATCGGATATATACCGGGTCCTATGAAGAATTTGGGTTTTGGAAAAAAAATAAAACTGGAGTTCTGGAATACACATCATTGACCCATCTAATCAAAAACCATTTGTTTACTAGTGAGGAGTTTTGGGAAATTCTTCAGGTTGACAACAAAATTTTGTTTAGGTCTTTTTCAGCAATCTATATCTATGAAAATGATAAAATTACGGTTATAGACCCTCAAGAAATTATTTCTGATATCATTGCTTATAAAAATAGAATCATTGTGGCCGCCGGAACCGAAGGGCTTTTTGAGATAAAGGACGAAGCTATAGTTCCTTTGGACAATCAAGGATTATTAGTGGACAAAACGATTACCGATATGGTCATAATTGAAAACGGCCTATTGATCGGAACTAAACTCAATGGATGTTACTTATTGGATGATGCAAAACTGGAACCATGGAAAGCAATGGTGAATGACGAATTGAAAATGCACCAATTAAATAAAATACTCAATCTCACCACAAAAAAAATAGCGTTCGGAACAATTAAAAACGGAGTTTATCTTTTTGACCCAGATACGCAGACCTCACAAGTGCTAAATAAAGAATCTGGGTTACAAAACAACACAGTTCTTGCAATGCTCCAATTCAACAATCAGTTATGGTTGGGGCTTGACAATGGAATAGCAAGGGTAAGACTCAACAACCCAATAACGTATTATACCGATTACTATGGAACATTGGGAATGGTATATGATATGGCTTTTCATAACAACAAACTTTATGTTGGCAGCAATACTGGAGTGTTTTATTTTGAAAATAATGAACTAAAATTTGTAGAAGGTTCCCAAGGTCATGTTTGGGACTTGGAAGTTGTTGCTGACAATTTATTTTGCGGACACAACACGGGCACTTATAAACTCAACCATACAAAACTTGAAAAAGTTTCCTCTTTTTCAGGTGGTTATGAGATTAAGAAAATACCTGAACAAAATTCCTCATACATGCAAGGAACATACAATGGACTTGTTAAATACAAAAAGAGGGAAGATGATTCGTGGGAAGTTACCAAAGTAGATGGAGATGTCAACTTTCCTATAAAGCAATTATGTTTTGAAACTCCAAATATTCTATGGGCGGCACATCCCTACAAAGGGTTTTATAGAATCCACATTAACAATGATTTTGATGAAGTAGTTAGCATAAAGCAATATATAGGTGAAAATGCACCAAGTGAGTTTAACATCAAAATATACAACATTAAAAACCAGATTGTTTTCTTCAATGATAAAACATGGTACAAATATGACCCTATTCTTGACCGCATCATCCTTTTTGAAGAGTTTCAAAAATTTAATAACAAGGAACTTTTATTTTTTGATGACAGTTATTTCTGGTTTGTGGACAACGAAGAAGAGAAAGAAATTATCCATACAAACCTTAAAACAGATAGCTTATTGATTACTGATCTTCAGTTGCGCGAAAGACTGGTATCGGATTCACAAAACATGATAAAACTGAGCGATAGTCTAGCTTTCATCACATTAAGTGATGGTTTTGCAAAAATCAATCGTTCACAATTTCAAAAACAGTTGGATAGTTTCGCTTTACCAACTCCCACATTGAATTTTATAAAAGACGAAAAAGATACTCATACTGTAAATCAGAATGCCTTAAAAATCCCTTTTAAATATTCACACGATATAACCATTGAAGTAGCCTCTCCAGAACTGATACAACCCCGTTACCATTATAAATTAAAAGGCCCTAAAAATTATGAGGCGTATGCAACTAATGGTTTTATCAACTTTCAGAACCTTCCCTATGGAGACTATTTTTTCAATGTTTCAACGGTAGGCATTGATAATGAAACCTCCTCTCCAAGTACCGTAGAATTTAAAATATCCCCCCTTGGTACCTTTCCAAGATAA
- a CDS encoding ABC transporter ATP-binding protein: MLKAVNVTKSYNGKVALKDISFEVGRGEIFCLLGQNGAGKTTTINIFLGFIEKDGGQAFVGNKEVGKDKINQLTAYIPETVQLYSNLSGIENLDFFSRLAGFTYTTQQLEEFLTKTGLQQDAQHKRLSSYSKGMRQKVGIAVALAKNAEVIFMDEPTSGLDPKATAEFTKICKELAGLGKVIFMATHDIFNAVELGTTIGIMKEGVLAQQLKANEIDAGQLNQLYLETI, from the coding sequence ATGCTTAAAGCAGTTAATGTGACTAAGTCGTACAACGGCAAAGTCGCTTTAAAAGACATTTCATTTGAAGTAGGCAGAGGAGAGATTTTTTGTCTTTTAGGCCAAAATGGTGCTGGAAAGACCACAACGATAAACATCTTTCTGGGGTTCATAGAAAAAGATGGAGGTCAAGCCTTTGTTGGTAATAAGGAAGTGGGGAAGGATAAAATAAATCAACTTACCGCTTATATCCCAGAAACTGTACAGTTGTACAGTAACTTATCTGGGATAGAGAATTTGGATTTCTTCAGCCGTTTAGCAGGCTTCACCTACACTACACAACAACTAGAAGAATTTTTAACCAAAACGGGCTTACAGCAAGATGCGCAGCACAAACGCTTGTCATCTTACTCCAAAGGCATGCGCCAAAAAGTTGGAATTGCCGTGGCACTGGCTAAAAATGCGGAGGTCATTTTTATGGATGAGCCCACATCTGGCTTGGACCCTAAAGCCACTGCCGAATTCACTAAAATATGCAAAGAACTTGCAGGCTTAGGTAAGGTCATTTTTATGGCTACTCATGACATTTTCAATGCGGTTGAATTGGGTACAACCATAGGTATTATGAAAGAGGGTGTCTTAGCACAACAACTAAAAGCTAACGAAATAGACGCAGGCCAATTAAATCAACTGTATTTAGAAACTATATAA
- a CDS encoding TonB-dependent receptor domain-containing protein produces the protein MKKYILLTIALLTLQLSVGQLSVKGKITDQQGNAVFGATISYNNTDTGKYGGAVTEQDGNFNLELPQTGAYQLKIDYIGMRSQSFDYTFDEEKEYDLGMLVLEESLQQLQSVEVIGRARQDYNSDYSFSATKVAIKNRELPQAVATVTKELLADRQAFQLTDAVKTVSNVAITGLYNHYNIRGITQADDGQVLNGMRTRQYYFLQPITSHLERVEVIKGPSSVTFSSADPGGTVNMVTKKPLFEKRNEVSVAAGSFGTLRATADFTGPLNDSKTLLYRFNAAFQEADSFRDVVNNNAFLISPSLSYIPNDNTSLNVEMIYNNAEGNLDRGQPIFGAINGEFDLNSTPITRNVGASSDHYKNKEFIFMTNFSKKFTENFGFNAQYMKQTWDEDLAEHRVDGTAVDIDGNVIPTLARMRYDERQQFWETDNFSGFFNFDIKKGKVTNKLLVGYDATRWERKIGAGFLRARRYLTVSGGQSNFDPDNPDNFQQMVVDGVTMPVPAVPHFNLEDPFNGARNTNAYNLAELTIPANLNTSNGIYIQNQFKIGKFSALVNLRYEWFKDIFDYEGDEQEFKANSLIPRLGLTYEINKDISAYATYLEGFQPHTNTVSLSPTAEGFFWAASPGRFDPLESNLKEVGFKGEFMNGKVFANLAIFEITQKNLLLGDTYDLDNLTTRGEQRSRGFEMDISGYVSPNFQLIASYGYNDAEIVEDAIEEFIGERIGGAPKHNANFWTRYDFVNEALRGIGVGFGAQYVDERFTWYNPTYDTGRVLLPDYTVFDAAVYYKPNNTGIQLTLKVNNLFDETYWLGGLNPSRLGPGAPRNVLLNATYKF, from the coding sequence ATGAAAAAATATATCCTATTAACTATTGCATTGCTAACCCTTCAATTATCGGTTGGACAGCTAAGTGTAAAAGGCAAAATAACAGATCAGCAAGGCAATGCAGTATTTGGAGCAACTATTTCGTATAACAATACTGATACTGGTAAATATGGCGGAGCTGTAACTGAGCAAGACGGAAATTTTAATCTTGAATTACCTCAGACAGGGGCGTATCAATTAAAGATAGATTACATTGGTATGCGGTCCCAAAGCTTCGATTATACCTTTGATGAAGAAAAGGAATATGATTTGGGTATGCTTGTTTTAGAAGAAAGCCTACAACAATTACAATCTGTAGAGGTGATAGGTAGAGCAAGACAAGATTACAATAGCGACTACTCCTTTTCCGCAACTAAAGTTGCCATTAAAAACAGGGAGTTACCGCAGGCAGTGGCAACTGTCACTAAAGAACTTTTGGCCGACAGACAGGCTTTTCAATTAACAGATGCGGTAAAAACCGTAAGTAATGTTGCTATTACCGGCCTTTACAATCATTACAATATTAGAGGTATCACTCAGGCTGATGACGGACAAGTGTTAAACGGTATGCGTACACGTCAGTACTACTTTTTGCAGCCCATTACCTCTCACCTTGAGAGGGTGGAAGTGATTAAAGGGCCTTCGTCAGTAACTTTTTCTAGTGCTGACCCAGGTGGTACAGTGAATATGGTAACCAAAAAGCCATTGTTCGAAAAACGTAATGAGGTGTCCGTGGCAGCAGGTAGTTTCGGTACGTTGAGAGCTACAGCAGATTTTACAGGGCCTTTAAACGACTCTAAAACGCTATTGTATCGTTTTAATGCTGCTTTTCAAGAGGCTGATTCATTTAGAGACGTTGTAAACAACAATGCCTTTTTAATTTCACCCTCTTTAAGTTATATCCCTAACGATAACACATCGCTGAATGTGGAAATGATTTATAACAATGCTGAAGGTAATTTGGATAGAGGACAACCCATTTTTGGAGCAATCAATGGTGAGTTTGATTTGAATAGCACCCCGATTACCCGAAATGTTGGAGCATCAAGTGATCATTACAAAAACAAGGAGTTTATTTTCATGACCAACTTCAGCAAAAAGTTTACCGAAAACTTTGGGTTTAATGCCCAATACATGAAACAGACTTGGGATGAAGATTTAGCAGAGCACAGAGTTGATGGTACAGCAGTTGATATTGATGGCAATGTGATTCCTACACTTGCAAGAATGAGGTATGATGAGAGACAACAATTTTGGGAAACAGATAATTTCAGTGGGTTTTTTAATTTCGACATTAAGAAGGGTAAGGTAACCAACAAACTATTGGTAGGGTACGATGCTACACGTTGGGAAAGAAAAATTGGTGCTGGATTCCTTCGTGCCCGAAGGTATTTAACCGTCAGTGGAGGCCAGTCGAATTTTGACCCAGATAATCCGGATAACTTTCAACAAATGGTTGTTGATGGTGTAACCATGCCGGTGCCTGCAGTTCCTCATTTTAATCTCGAAGACCCTTTCAATGGCGCAAGAAATACAAATGCTTATAATCTTGCTGAATTAACGATTCCTGCCAATCTTAATACAAGTAATGGTATATATATTCAAAACCAATTCAAGATTGGAAAGTTTTCTGCCTTGGTTAATTTAAGATACGAATGGTTCAAAGATATTTTCGACTATGAAGGCGATGAACAAGAATTTAAAGCCAATTCTTTGATTCCGAGATTAGGTTTGACCTATGAAATCAACAAGGACATTAGTGCTTATGCAACCTATTTAGAAGGTTTTCAGCCACATACGAATACGGTATCGTTGTCGCCAACGGCGGAAGGTTTCTTTTGGGCAGCCTCGCCAGGCAGATTTGACCCACTGGAAAGTAACTTAAAAGAAGTTGGTTTTAAAGGCGAATTTATGAACGGAAAAGTATTTGCCAACTTAGCCATTTTTGAAATTACCCAAAAAAATCTCTTGCTTGGTGATACCTATGATTTAGATAACCTAACAACGAGAGGTGAGCAACGCAGTAGAGGTTTTGAGATGGATATTTCTGGTTATGTGTCACCAAATTTTCAATTGATAGCTTCTTATGGCTATAACGATGCAGAAATTGTGGAAGATGCTATTGAAGAATTTATTGGAGAACGTATTGGAGGTGCCCCAAAGCACAATGCAAATTTTTGGACACGTTACGATTTTGTCAATGAAGCTTTAAGAGGCATTGGAGTTGGTTTTGGTGCTCAATATGTTGACGAAAGATTTACTTGGTACAATCCTACTTACGACACAGGTAGGGTATTATTGCCAGACTATACCGTATTTGATGCTGCTGTATACTATAAACCAAATAATACAGGTATCCAGTTGACTTTGAAAGTAAATAATTTGTTTGATGAAACCTATTGGTTAGGAGGCCTCAACCCTTCAAGGTTAGGCCCTGGAGCACCAAGGAACGTCTTGTTGAATGCCACATATAAGTTTTAA
- a CDS encoding DUF3526 domain-containing protein produces the protein MRKKVIYLLARQLWIDAFRSKVMQLASILLGLLLAFSIYTGWQNYHDQNFTRDLIQDEVRESWESNPDKHPHRMAHYGSFALRLKHVLSVFDLGMENFVGNAVFLEAHKQNTVNFSEASMSTGLLRFGEVSLAMLLKVIAPLLIFYLGFATISGERESGTLKLLIGQGIIRKEIVFGKWLGLWSLSLVFLITVFTILLFFVVLEGHEVQHASSFSRYLVLLVAYWLFFGVLSAITILVSAFSKTAKGALVKLLGIWLLFVIVLPKSLQAMGYYLYPTPSKIEMETAVEHDLKKLGDSHNPDDPHFKALRDSVLKAHNVDKVDDLPFNYSGFIMAQGEDLSTHVYLEHQNKLYNVYSKQNDVERLSAFINPYTAIKNLSMAFSGTDFKSFLHFKEKAEAYRFNLAQEMNQLQMDLIPNRGKAGPSKISNTYWKEFPPFEYRFLKLSEVVHNEMTSLLALILWSVLVVLGLLRLSTKLKAI, from the coding sequence ATGCGTAAAAAAGTAATCTATTTATTGGCGCGTCAGTTATGGATAGATGCCTTTAGGTCAAAGGTGATGCAATTAGCCTCAATTTTATTGGGGCTATTGCTAGCCTTTTCTATCTATACGGGTTGGCAGAATTACCATGATCAGAATTTTACCCGAGATTTAATTCAAGATGAGGTAAGGGAAAGTTGGGAGAGCAACCCAGATAAGCACCCCCATAGAATGGCACACTATGGTTCTTTCGCCTTGCGATTAAAACATGTACTGAGTGTATTTGACCTAGGAATGGAAAACTTTGTGGGAAATGCTGTTTTTTTAGAAGCTCATAAACAAAATACCGTGAACTTTTCTGAAGCTAGCATGTCTACAGGTCTGCTTCGTTTTGGAGAAGTAAGTCTGGCCATGTTGCTTAAGGTAATTGCCCCCTTGCTTATTTTCTATTTAGGCTTTGCAACCATATCAGGAGAAAGGGAGAGCGGAACCTTAAAACTTTTAATAGGACAAGGTATTATTAGAAAAGAGATAGTTTTTGGTAAGTGGCTGGGATTATGGAGTTTGTCTTTGGTTTTTCTGATAACTGTTTTTACAATATTACTTTTTTTCGTCGTTCTGGAAGGACATGAAGTACAGCACGCAAGTAGTTTTTCAAGATATCTCGTTTTGCTAGTGGCCTACTGGCTATTTTTTGGAGTTTTAAGTGCGATCACCATTTTGGTTTCGGCCTTTAGCAAAACAGCCAAAGGCGCCTTGGTAAAACTATTGGGCATTTGGTTGTTGTTTGTCATAGTGCTTCCTAAATCACTTCAGGCCATGGGGTATTATCTATATCCTACCCCGTCTAAAATTGAGATGGAAACTGCTGTGGAACATGACTTAAAAAAACTTGGAGACAGCCATAATCCAGATGACCCACATTTCAAAGCCCTAAGGGATTCTGTGCTTAAAGCACATAATGTAGATAAAGTGGATGACCTGCCATTTAACTATAGTGGATTTATTATGGCTCAAGGTGAAGATTTGAGCACTCACGTCTACTTGGAACATCAAAATAAACTTTACAATGTTTATAGCAAACAGAATGATGTAGAGCGTTTATCTGCCTTTATAAATCCGTATACCGCTATTAAAAATTTATCCATGGCCTTTTCCGGAACAGATTTCAAGTCTTTTCTACACTTTAAAGAAAAAGCGGAAGCATATCGATTCAATCTAGCACAGGAAATGAACCAGTTGCAAATGGATTTGATCCCAAATAGAGGTAAGGCTGGACCAAGTAAAATTTCTAATACCTACTGGAAGGAATTCCCTCCTTTCGAGTATCGTTTTTTAAAGTTATCTGAGGTGGTTCACAATGAAATGACATCACTATTGGCACTTATCCTATGGAGTGTTTTAGTAGTACTGGGATTACTTCGATTATCAACTAAATTAAAAGCTATTTAA
- a CDS encoding DUF3526 domain-containing protein, whose translation MIKLLFKSFFRTKIFVVSLVLLLTVGVISILIGKQYLVKQEKAIVAAEKFQEKSIENNVQYHKEDLGLLLYYLRFTLIKQPASLSAISIGQSDVNPILQAVTIRGLEGQKYDTDFENPSLLMSGNLDLGFVIIYLFPLVLIALTFNLYSEEKELGTWRMLAAQTKNKMIFLLQKLGIRVLFVFVLLLLLILLASAILQIEYDQNLLAFAIQGFLYLSFWSALCLLVVSFRKKSSFNAIGLIAIWVVLTILFPAIINNYVLNKYQVPEALHAMLEQRDGYHEKWDLEKDVTMNVFFEDYPQFKKHAVPEDRFSWIWYYGMQYMGDKESHNTSLEMANKILMRNKVSEQVALFVPTMHAQLSFNKLAGTDMLSHLDFLDALTDFHSNLRLGFYPEIFNEQSADVIDWKKHQAKYHELNGDFSWVLILLPTLIITLLIGGIGILNLKKV comes from the coding sequence ATGATTAAATTATTGTTTAAATCCTTTTTTAGGACAAAAATTTTCGTGGTTAGCTTGGTGTTGCTGCTAACTGTTGGAGTCATTAGTATTCTAATAGGCAAGCAATATTTGGTGAAACAAGAAAAGGCGATAGTAGCCGCAGAAAAATTTCAGGAAAAGAGCATTGAGAACAATGTACAGTATCATAAAGAAGATTTAGGCCTATTGCTATATTATTTGCGATTTACGCTAATAAAACAGCCTGCCAGTCTTAGTGCTATTTCAATCGGTCAGAGCGATGTAAATCCAATTTTACAGGCGGTTACCATTCGTGGACTGGAAGGGCAGAAATATGATACCGACTTTGAGAATCCATCGTTGTTAATGTCCGGTAATCTAGATTTGGGCTTCGTGATAATTTACCTATTTCCATTGGTATTGATTGCCCTTACATTTAATCTTTATTCGGAAGAAAAAGAATTGGGTACTTGGCGAATGCTAGCGGCACAGACCAAAAACAAGATGATATTTCTATTACAAAAGCTTGGAATACGGGTACTGTTTGTTTTTGTTCTTTTACTTCTTCTGATTTTGTTGGCCAGCGCAATTCTGCAGATTGAGTATGATCAAAACCTTTTAGCGTTTGCCATTCAAGGCTTTTTGTATTTATCATTTTGGAGTGCACTGTGCCTTTTAGTGGTCTCTTTTAGGAAAAAATCGAGCTTTAATGCTATCGGATTGATTGCTATATGGGTCGTGCTGACTATTTTGTTTCCCGCGATAATAAACAATTACGTCCTAAATAAGTATCAAGTGCCCGAAGCGCTACATGCTATGTTAGAACAACGTGATGGTTATCATGAAAAGTGGGATTTGGAAAAAGATGTTACCATGAATGTGTTTTTTGAGGATTACCCACAATTCAAAAAACACGCGGTTCCAGAAGACAGATTTAGTTGGATATGGTACTATGGTATGCAGTATATGGGTGATAAAGAATCGCATAATACCAGTTTAGAAATGGCGAATAAAATTCTGATGCGAAACAAGGTTAGTGAACAAGTAGCATTGTTTGTACCCACAATGCACGCTCAGTTAAGCTTCAATAAATTGGCTGGAACCGATATGTTAAGTCACTTGGACTTTTTGGATGCCTTAACTGACTTTCATTCAAATCTAAGACTTGGCTTTTATCCTGAAATTTTCAATGAACAATCAGCAGATGTTATTGATTGGAAAAAACATCAAGCGAAATACCATGAACTTAATGGTGATTTTAGTTGGGTTTTAATTTTGTTACCAACACTTATAATTACATTGCTGATAGGTGGTATTGGCATATTAAATCTAAAAAAGGTATAA
- a CDS encoding succinylglutamate desuccinylase/aspartoacylase family protein, with the protein MRKLNSLRSIIGGIFFIIAVYGKAQENFAQKIEQTAASSILKYTTEFTDSFGNSAKLPIVIVKGKQQGRILTVLAGVHGYEYPPIMAVQSFLKEVNPEDLKGTIIILPIANTAAFYGRSLFVNPLDGANLNNAFPGKEDGTITQQIAHFITKNIIPPTDVFLDIHGGDASEDLIPFVCYYNHKGKSEATELAKKLSKTSGFANVVSYPYTIEDDEPAKYAFKQAVQDGKVGLSFEAGKLANVQEDAVVLNKNGIYNVLNALDMYTSNFDIPEKLELYDNQVYIKIPATGIFYSDLYAGEPVKKGQKIGVITNEFGELLEKVLAPESGTILYKIGTPPVTKGETLMCIGIPVK; encoded by the coding sequence ATGAGAAAATTGAACTCTTTGCGTAGTATTATTGGTGGCATATTTTTCATAATAGCGGTATATGGGAAAGCCCAAGAGAATTTTGCACAAAAAATAGAGCAAACAGCGGCTTCGTCCATTTTAAAATATACTACTGAGTTTACGGATAGTTTTGGTAATTCGGCCAAACTGCCGATAGTCATAGTGAAGGGAAAACAACAAGGTAGAATTTTGACAGTCCTTGCAGGTGTTCATGGTTATGAGTATCCTCCAATAATGGCCGTACAGTCCTTCTTAAAAGAAGTAAACCCCGAAGACTTAAAGGGAACAATTATTATTCTTCCCATAGCCAATACGGCAGCTTTCTATGGTAGGTCACTTTTTGTCAACCCTTTGGACGGGGCAAATCTAAACAATGCTTTTCCTGGTAAAGAAGATGGAACCATAACGCAACAAATTGCCCATTTTATTACTAAAAATATAATTCCACCAACCGATGTTTTTTTGGACATTCATGGTGGTGATGCCAGCGAAGACCTCATTCCTTTTGTATGTTACTATAATCATAAAGGAAAATCTGAGGCCACGGAGTTGGCAAAAAAATTATCAAAAACAAGTGGTTTTGCCAATGTAGTATCCTATCCATATACCATTGAAGATGATGAACCTGCCAAATATGCATTTAAACAGGCAGTACAGGATGGTAAAGTAGGGTTAAGTTTTGAAGCAGGTAAACTGGCCAACGTACAAGAAGATGCAGTAGTACTTAACAAGAATGGGATTTATAATGTTTTGAATGCCTTGGACATGTACACATCCAACTTTGATATCCCTGAAAAACTTGAACTTTACGATAACCAAGTTTACATAAAGATCCCCGCTACAGGTATTTTTTATAGTGATTTATATGCTGGGGAACCTGTAAAAAAAGGACAAAAAATAGGCGTTATAACTAACGAATTTGGTGAATTGTTAGAAAAAGTTTTGGCTCCAGAATCAGGTACCATTCTTTATAAAATTGGCACACCTCCAGTTACTAAAGGAGAAACCCTCATGTGTATAGGGATACCCGTAAAATAA
- a CDS encoding zinc-ribbon domain-containing protein gives MKIFGLRSSYIGSLKIKKKQCSYCETNVQQNIIEYGRYFHVFLIPIFPMGRRTFGECDYCKKTSKKSEFDFELKKIYYENELKLRRPWWHWFGLIFIILVVVFFILTNLF, from the coding sequence ATGAAAATTTTTGGATTAAGATCAAGCTATATTGGGTCATTGAAAATTAAAAAAAAACAATGTAGCTATTGTGAAACCAACGTACAACAAAATATTATAGAATATGGACGTTACTTTCATGTTTTTCTGATTCCCATTTTTCCAATGGGTAGGAGAACATTTGGCGAATGCGATTATTGTAAAAAGACTTCAAAGAAAAGTGAGTTTGATTTTGAACTAAAAAAAATCTATTACGAAAACGAGTTGAAACTTCGAAGGCCATGGTGGCATTGGTTCGGACTAATTTTTATAATCTTAGTTGTTGTTTTCTTCATTTTAACAAACTTATTTTAA